Proteins encoded together in one Triticum dicoccoides isolate Atlit2015 ecotype Zavitan chromosome 7B, WEW_v2.0, whole genome shotgun sequence window:
- the LOC119336095 gene encoding probable E3 ubiquitin-protein ligase ZFP1 yields the protein MVDNMNYEELLALEDRIGYVSTGLREDEIVRGLRVGKNLPFDRKHFSTETKRSCSICQEEFEASEEVGRLSCGHGYHVHCIKQWLSRKNACPLCKTAVSKP from the exons ATGGTCGATAACATGAACTACGAG GAGCTACTCGCGCTGGAGGACAGGATTGGCTACGTAAGCACAGGGCTGCGCGAAGACGAGATCGTCCGCGGCCTTAGGGTTGGCAAAAACCTGCCGTTCGACCGCAAGCATTTCTCAACAGAGACGAAGCGGAGCTGCAGCATTTGCCAA GAAGAGTTTGAAGCGAGTGAGGAGGTAGGGAGGTTGAGCTGCGGCCACGGCTACCATGTGCACTGCATCAAGCAGTGGCTCTCCCGAAAGAACGCCTGCCCACTTTGCAAGACCGCCGTCTCAAAACCATGA